In a single window of the Candidatus Zixiibacteriota bacterium genome:
- a CDS encoding GAF domain-containing protein, with amino-acid sequence MSSVASDSAVSAADAVFAAFDHVPFAVAVGHREGRLVYANRAFSRLFSPDGHSVLDDLSQLDGLLDYNIRASVTNVIASGLPLDLPPLAFTDGTGRLYSLAGSLAPDRHSLDHVVIVLYDLTDSSETTARLERHLREFKIIEEISRALHSSMHTDDILRMILAGATTREGLGFNRAFLFVLSPEDNALVGKLAIGPSSPEEAGRIWAGISSAPRSLYEVLQCYLRNVEHYDIEVTGRVRSLRIDLAVDPFFARVMEQGEWCNVDAGLYDAFAHQSPALRELNTTRCAVVPLLSRGRAFGVIVADNLITGKPIPDTTVRLLQVFASHASTAIEHAQLFEELERRASSLEAAQRKIEQVQRQITAIERSSLLAQLTYKIAHELRNPLTIIGGFAALLKSKLNSADRMSEHAQIIMDETMRLETAMTDVLNFSKSFAQEREFVDLRQVVTAAIEVLVQRGCRRPLEVAVDAPAAATVRINHDQSIQVFFDLLSQMDQVFPPDVALRITIAAELGTYRIEIAVCSGAHSHERLRDLVTAFYENELQGGSLRMMLAFETIRYNGGEPGIGVCADGQAALYIAYPALEELYV; translated from the coding sequence ATGTCCTCCGTCGCCTCCGACTCGGCCGTGTCTGCTGCCGACGCGGTCTTCGCAGCCTTCGACCACGTCCCGTTCGCCGTGGCCGTCGGGCATCGGGAAGGGCGACTTGTTTACGCCAACCGAGCCTTCAGCCGTCTCTTTTCACCCGACGGGCATTCAGTGCTTGACGATTTGTCTCAACTCGATGGTTTGCTGGACTATAACATTCGCGCTTCCGTAACCAATGTCATTGCCTCCGGCCTGCCGCTGGATTTACCGCCGCTCGCCTTCACCGATGGGACCGGACGCCTCTATTCGCTGGCCGGCTCGCTCGCACCCGATCGCCATAGCCTCGATCACGTCGTCATCGTGCTCTACGATCTCACCGATTCTTCCGAGACCACGGCGCGTCTCGAACGTCACTTGCGCGAATTCAAGATCATCGAAGAAATCTCCCGCGCCCTGCACTCGTCGATGCATACCGACGACATCCTGCGCATGATTCTCGCCGGTGCAACCACGCGCGAAGGCCTCGGCTTCAATCGCGCCTTCCTGTTTGTGCTCAGCCCGGAGGATAACGCCCTCGTCGGCAAACTCGCGATCGGCCCTTCCAGTCCCGAAGAAGCCGGACGCATCTGGGCCGGTATCAGCTCTGCGCCCCGGTCGCTCTATGAGGTCCTCCAGTGCTATCTGCGCAACGTCGAACACTACGACATCGAGGTCACCGGCCGCGTCCGCTCCCTGCGGATCGACCTGGCGGTCGATCCCTTCTTTGCCCGGGTCATGGAGCAGGGCGAGTGGTGCAACGTCGACGCCGGTCTGTATGATGCCTTCGCCCACCAATCGCCGGCGTTGCGCGAGCTGAATACCACTCGCTGCGCCGTCGTGCCGCTGCTGTCCCGCGGCCGCGCCTTCGGCGTCATCGTGGCCGACAACTTGATCACCGGCAAACCGATTCCCGACACCACCGTGCGCCTGCTCCAGGTCTTCGCCTCGCATGCCTCCACGGCCATTGAGCACGCTCAGCTCTTCGAGGAACTCGAACGCCGCGCCTCCTCGCTCGAAGCGGCCCAGCGCAAGATCGAGCAGGTCCAGCGCCAGATTACCGCCATCGAACGCAGCTCCCTGCTTGCGCAATTAACCTACAAAATCGCCCACGAATTGCGCAATCCGCTCACCATCATTGGCGGCTTCGCCGCACTGCTAAAAAGCAAACTCAACTCTGCCGATAGAATGAGTGAGCATGCGCAGATTATCATGGATGAGACAATGCGATTGGAAACGGCCATGACCGACGTCCTGAATTTCTCCAAGTCCTTTGCCCAGGAGCGCGAATTCGTCGATCTCCGACAGGTCGTGACGGCCGCCATCGAGGTCCTCGTGCAGCGCGGCTGCCGTCGGCCACTCGAGGTCGCGGTTGACGCACCCGCCGCCGCTACCGTTCGCATCAACCACGACCAGTCGATCCAGGTCTTCTTTGACCTGCTCAGTCAGATGGATCAGGTCTTCCCGCCGGACGTCGCCTTGCGCATCACCATCGCCGCCGAGCTGGGAACCTATCGTATCGAAATTGCCGTCTGCTCCGGTGCCCACTCACACGAGCGCCTGCGCGACTTGGTCACCGCCTTCTACGAAAACGAGCTGCAGGGCGGCTCCCTGCGTATGATGTTGGCTTTCGAAACCATTCGCTATAACGGTGGCGAACCCGGGATCGGCGTCTGCGCCGATGGCCAGGCCGCTCTCTATATCGCCTATCCCGCGCTGGAGGAACTCTATGTCTAA
- a CDS encoding PilZ domain-containing protein gives MSKHQQPRKAAADNLVIKQPLQLYREKKRRYVRLEIAAPIVYAVLDLDRPLGDAHASQQNATMLNISGGGVLMVCEHQLAEGAYLTMSLELAGSDLLTGIAGKVKRVDDDGEGGYLVGVEFCTDSELNQVFGQPNIGSVISSFDDRVKRFLLRYIFARKVQERMKEADHGQTAE, from the coding sequence ATGAGCAAACACCAGCAACCCCGCAAAGCCGCCGCGGACAATCTCGTCATCAAGCAACCGCTGCAGCTCTATCGCGAGAAGAAACGCCGCTACGTCCGCCTCGAGATCGCCGCGCCGATCGTCTATGCGGTGCTCGATCTCGATCGTCCGCTCGGCGACGCCCACGCCAGTCAGCAGAACGCCACCATGCTCAACATTTCCGGCGGCGGTGTGCTGATGGTCTGCGAACATCAGCTCGCCGAGGGCGCCTATCTCACCATGAGCCTCGAACTCGCCGGCTCCGACCTGCTCACCGGCATCGCCGGCAAGGTCAAGCGCGTCGATGACGACGGCGAAGGCGGATACTTGGTTGGCGTCGAATTTTGCACGGACTCCGAACTCAACCAGGTCTTCGGCCAGCCCAATATCGGCAGCGTCATTTCCAGCTTCGACGACCGCGTCAAACGCTTCCTGCTGCGCTATATCTTTGCGCGCAAGGTGCAGGAGCGAATGAAAGAGGCGGACCATGGCCAGACCGCTGAATAG
- a CDS encoding PilZ domain-containing protein, with amino-acid sequence MEKTTRQKVSVGGLLDLWDKLELVFEDHGRTGRYRTRLEDITETSLVIDRPSLISGDALFEVGADFTAYFFKPDSAYTFNGTILSKDPDGRDTYLIPYPRNIERNQRRRYYRIEVEGVAVLIPCDSFLTGKCEESDLGEFEGSCRNLSGNGLLVKSRYSGSAGQRFFVRLKPNDFPRELALLAVARRVDTDEDGWHYYGLEIFTLEEQQMLLSQRELQRVPRRYQMFTETQRTALLNFVFAQQVAMKKRGII; translated from the coding sequence GTGGAGAAAACCACTCGTCAAAAAGTCAGCGTCGGCGGACTGCTCGACCTCTGGGACAAGCTGGAACTGGTGTTTGAAGACCACGGCCGCACCGGCCGCTACCGCACGCGACTGGAGGACATCACCGAGACCAGCCTGGTCATCGATCGCCCGAGCCTGATTTCCGGCGACGCCCTCTTCGAAGTCGGTGCCGATTTCACGGCCTACTTCTTCAAACCTGATTCTGCTTACACCTTTAATGGCACGATCCTGTCCAAGGATCCGGATGGCCGCGATACCTACCTGATCCCGTACCCGCGCAATATCGAGCGCAACCAGCGCCGCCGCTACTACCGGATTGAGGTCGAGGGCGTCGCCGTGCTCATCCCTTGCGACAGCTTTCTTACCGGCAAGTGTGAGGAAAGTGACCTGGGCGAATTCGAAGGTTCCTGCCGCAACCTCTCCGGCAACGGGCTGCTGGTCAAATCGCGCTATTCCGGCAGTGCCGGTCAACGCTTCTTCGTCCGCCTCAAGCCGAACGACTTCCCGCGCGAATTGGCGCTGCTGGCGGTAGCCCGCCGGGTCGACACCGACGAAGACGGTTGGCATTACTACGGTCTGGAAATCTTCACGCTCGAAGAGCAACAGATGCTGCTCTCCCAGCGCGAACTTCAACGCGTCCCGCGCCGCTATCAAATGTTCACCGAAACCCAACGCACCGCGCTGCTCAACTTCGTCTTCGCTCAGCAAGTGGCGATGAAGAAGCGCGGCATCATATAG
- a CDS encoding DUF2225 domain-containing protein: MAMESPFFLTKVECPVCKTINEFENIKVGAYIEEDHDTDFCPQGRQWRNPKYEVFNPLLFFMATCDNCFYTREFNQAFKDWKNDTAFRTYRQRSTQARHLEAVAVDGSVVKMLGQARNPQTNPFGTAVTKFLLGIYDELLNEHPRKLDLGRFFLRIAWLYREYYGAASRPADEVAHFAFDIDKAYAKLRQARDYFALNVNSISQLVDDSLGQQGSAAPHNSEFLTIQEGFKSHLRRISELQEQLNASMAGLAGAIENNMRQRIPTGGANTGSVAYGGFASFEEFLREVKVKWEYAPLNEQEALLFAVEFYKAAFEDGHEIQPGNQEIQAMYLIAELSRRAGRNVEAKLYFNNTIKAGQQMIFENRGDQTRTALARKIVDLAVAQGKLNLEAARGE; encoded by the coding sequence ATGGCCATGGAATCACCGTTCTTCTTGACCAAAGTTGAGTGTCCGGTCTGCAAGACCATCAACGAATTCGAAAACATCAAGGTCGGCGCTTACATCGAGGAAGACCACGACACCGACTTCTGTCCCCAGGGCCGCCAGTGGCGCAATCCCAAATACGAAGTCTTCAATCCGCTCCTGTTCTTCATGGCTACCTGTGACAATTGCTTCTATACCCGCGAATTTAATCAGGCATTCAAGGACTGGAAGAACGACACCGCCTTCCGCACCTACCGCCAGCGCTCGACTCAGGCGCGCCATCTCGAAGCGGTCGCCGTCGACGGCTCGGTCGTCAAGATGCTCGGCCAGGCCCGCAACCCCCAAACCAACCCCTTCGGCACTGCCGTCACCAAGTTCCTGCTTGGCATCTACGACGAACTGTTGAATGAGCATCCGCGCAAGCTGGATCTCGGTCGCTTCTTCTTGCGCATCGCCTGGCTCTATCGCGAATACTATGGTGCCGCCTCCCGCCCCGCCGACGAAGTCGCCCACTTTGCCTTCGACATCGACAAGGCCTACGCCAAGCTGCGGCAGGCGCGCGATTATTTTGCGCTCAACGTTAACTCGATCTCGCAATTGGTCGACGACAGCCTCGGCCAGCAGGGAAGTGCCGCGCCGCACAATTCGGAATTCTTGACCATTCAGGAAGGCTTCAAGAGCCACTTGCGGCGCATCAGCGAATTGCAGGAGCAACTCAACGCCAGCATGGCCGGTCTCGCAGGCGCCATCGAAAACAACATGCGTCAGCGCATTCCGACCGGCGGCGCCAACACCGGCAGTGTCGCCTACGGCGGATTCGCCTCGTTCGAAGAATTCCTGCGCGAAGTCAAAGTGAAATGGGAATACGCGCCGCTCAATGAGCAGGAAGCGCTCCTGTTTGCCGTGGAGTTTTATAAAGCCGCGTTCGAAGACGGCCACGAAATCCAGCCCGGCAATCAGGAAATCCAGGCGATGTATCTTATCGCCGAACTCTCCCGCCGCGCCGGCCGCAATGTTGAAGCCAAGCTCTACTTCAACAATACGATCAAGGCCGGCCAACAAATGATCTTCGAGAACCGCGGCGACCAGACTCGCACCGCGCTCGCGCGCAAAATCGTCGACCTCGCCGTCGCGCAAGGCAAGCTTAATCTTGAGGCCGCCCGGGGTGAGTGA
- a CDS encoding FliA/WhiG family RNA polymerase sigma factor, with product MINVGDAWRSYRNTGDPEIRQRLLAHYLPLVRNVAGRLAMGFPKTVELPDLVNTGVIGLIEAFANFDPNRGIKFETYAVPRIRGAILDELRSLDWVPRSTRAKSRELDRAFSELEGKLGRKPSHVEVAKHLNVSIDEFGATLSDVSGATLLSLDEMIYREEDNRQIPRIETVEGPAEYSVLGEIEEMELKAYLGVAISNLTEQERLVIALYYYEELTLKEIGEVMQISESRVSQIHTKAVNKLRNLVHEKFAL from the coding sequence ATGATCAACGTTGGAGATGCATGGCGATCCTATCGTAACACCGGCGACCCGGAAATTCGGCAGCGTCTGCTCGCCCATTACCTCCCCTTGGTGCGCAACGTTGCCGGCCGCTTGGCCATGGGCTTTCCCAAGACCGTCGAACTCCCCGATCTCGTCAACACCGGCGTTATCGGCCTGATCGAGGCCTTCGCCAACTTCGACCCCAACCGTGGCATCAAGTTCGAAACTTACGCCGTGCCGCGGATCCGCGGCGCAATCCTCGATGAACTCCGTAGCCTCGACTGGGTACCGCGCTCAACCCGCGCCAAGTCGCGCGAACTCGACCGCGCCTTCTCCGAACTGGAAGGCAAGCTTGGCCGCAAACCGTCGCACGTCGAGGTTGCCAAGCACCTCAACGTCTCGATCGATGAGTTCGGCGCCACCCTCAGCGACGTCTCCGGCGCCACCTTGCTCTCTCTCGACGAGATGATCTACCGCGAGGAAGACAACCGCCAGATTCCCCGCATCGAGACTGTGGAAGGTCCGGCCGAATATTCCGTCCTCGGTGAAATCGAGGAGATGGAACTGAAAGCCTACCTTGGCGTCGCCATCTCCAATCTCACCGAGCAGGAGCGCCTCGTGATCGCGCTCTACTATTACGAAGAACTCACGCTGAAGGAAATCGGCGAGGTGATGCAGATCTCCGAATCGCGCGTCTCGCAGATTCATACCAAAGCCGTGAATAAGCTGCGCAACCTCGTGCACGAGAAGTTCGCGCTGTAA
- a CDS encoding AAA family ATPase has product MTETKTRAFYLTVCSGKGGVGKSTTAVILAAKLAESGYRTLLLDTDTGLGDLAVMTNAVVRCGFERVLAGEADLNAAVTKIAPNLWLIGTEAGATRDLVMLNERGLHTCRELDALFDVVILDTSSSLDALTLSLMAYSDLSVVVTTPRIPAVADAYTQLKEALQLNPRLTAAFVVNRVESEPEGLQAAAKFTELVEKFLQTAVAPLGIIEESPLLGQFAETHALVALSGAGNPAVRKLDKLTKTLRENHITSPRRASALWNALADANSLKTAIDSDDTGLIAQALTIKRSK; this is encoded by the coding sequence ATGACTGAGACCAAGACCCGCGCGTTCTACTTGACCGTCTGCTCCGGCAAAGGCGGCGTCGGCAAATCGACCACGGCGGTGATCCTGGCCGCCAAATTGGCGGAATCCGGCTACCGCACGCTCCTGCTTGACACCGATACCGGCCTCGGCGATCTCGCCGTCATGACCAACGCTGTCGTCCGCTGTGGCTTCGAACGCGTTCTCGCCGGCGAGGCCGACTTGAATGCCGCCGTTACCAAGATCGCGCCGAATCTCTGGCTCATCGGTACTGAAGCCGGCGCCACCCGCGACCTTGTCATGTTGAACGAACGCGGTTTGCACACCTGCCGCGAGCTTGATGCACTCTTCGATGTCGTCATTCTCGACACCTCCTCCAGCCTCGATGCGTTGACACTTTCTCTGATGGCTTATTCCGACCTCAGCGTCGTCGTCACGACACCACGCATTCCCGCCGTCGCCGACGCCTACACGCAATTGAAGGAGGCGCTGCAACTCAATCCGCGTCTCACCGCTGCCTTCGTCGTCAATCGAGTCGAATCGGAGCCGGAGGGACTCCAGGCTGCCGCCAAGTTCACTGAACTGGTCGAGAAGTTTCTTCAAACAGCTGTAGCGCCGCTCGGAATCATCGAGGAAAGCCCGCTGCTGGGGCAGTTCGCCGAAACGCACGCGCTCGTGGCACTTTCGGGCGCCGGCAACCCCGCTGTTAGAAAATTGGACAAGCTGACTAAGACCTTACGCGAAAATCACATAACGTCGCCCCGGCGCGCTTCCGCCCTCTGGAACGCCCTCGCCGACGCGAATTCTCTAAAAACCGCTATCGACTCTGACGATACCGGACTGATAGCTCAGGCCCTAACAATTAAGAGAAGCAAATAG
- the flhA gene encoding flagellar biosynthesis protein FlhA produces MQHSDVILAIAVVGIIAVLIIPIPTPFLDLLLAANISLSLVILLSTLYIKRPLEFSVFPGMLLVVTLFRLSLNVASTRLILGEGYAGSVINSFGNFVVKGNYVVGFIIFIILVIIQFVVITKGAGRISEVAARFTLDAMPGKQMAIDADLNAGLISEDDARKRRADITKEADFYGAMDGASKFVRGDAVAGILITLINVIGGFIIGMAQEGLPISEALRRYTLLSVGDGLVTQIPALIVATASGILVTRAAGDSNFGTEMAQQMTLQPKALAVASGIVFLLGVVPGMPFVPFTVFSVIVGAAAFITMQSIKRREEAKSTEVRIEPEQKKTPSEQAEESLHLDTLELEIGYGLIPLVDTQQGGDLLDRISGLRRQIAQELGVIVPPIRIRDNVQLRPNLYEVKLKGNRIANFELMVDHLLAINPGYIEDDLEGFAAKEPAFGMSAKWIIQNYKELAEMKGYTVVEPAAVMATHLTEIIKTHAAEVFTRQDVKNLIERVKREFPAAVEGVVEEIVPLATLQKVLQNLLNERVSIRDMVTILEALADYAQQTKDADVLTEYVRMALRRSITRNYAGDNDQMTVFTLEPRTEKFLADNVQATKQGLMLVIPPNNGEVLTQRIAKSVERMTREGLTPVLLVSPNVRMALQRYLQGAVNGLVVLSYSEILPHIEVFSKEAVSIYDAN; encoded by the coding sequence ATGCAGCACTCGGACGTTATCTTGGCCATCGCTGTGGTCGGCATCATTGCCGTCCTGATTATCCCGATTCCGACGCCGTTCCTCGACCTGCTGCTGGCCGCCAATATCTCGCTGTCGCTGGTGATCCTGCTGTCGACGCTCTATATCAAGCGCCCGCTCGAATTCTCAGTATTCCCGGGCATGCTCCTTGTCGTCACACTCTTTCGCCTCTCGCTCAACGTCGCCTCGACTCGCCTGATCCTGGGCGAAGGCTACGCCGGCTCGGTCATCAACTCCTTCGGCAACTTCGTGGTCAAAGGCAATTACGTTGTCGGCTTTATCATCTTCATCATCCTGGTCATCATCCAGTTTGTCGTTATCACCAAGGGCGCTGGCCGCATCTCCGAAGTCGCCGCGCGCTTTACTTTGGATGCGATGCCGGGTAAGCAGATGGCAATCGACGCCGACCTTAACGCCGGCCTGATCTCGGAAGACGACGCCCGCAAGCGTCGCGCCGACATCACCAAGGAAGCTGATTTCTACGGTGCGATGGACGGCGCCTCCAAATTTGTCCGCGGCGATGCCGTCGCTGGCATCCTCATTACGCTGATCAACGTCATCGGCGGCTTCATCATCGGCATGGCGCAGGAAGGCCTGCCGATCTCCGAAGCGCTCCGCCGTTACACCTTGCTTTCGGTCGGCGATGGCCTGGTCACCCAGATCCCGGCGCTGATCGTCGCCACCGCCTCCGGTATCCTCGTCACCCGCGCCGCTGGTGATTCGAACTTCGGCACTGAAATGGCCCAGCAGATGACGCTACAGCCAAAGGCGTTGGCTGTCGCTTCCGGTATCGTCTTCCTGCTCGGTGTCGTCCCCGGCATGCCGTTTGTCCCATTTACCGTCTTCTCCGTGATCGTCGGTGCCGCCGCTTTCATCACAATGCAATCGATCAAGCGCCGCGAAGAAGCCAAGTCCACCGAAGTGCGCATCGAGCCGGAGCAGAAGAAAACCCCTTCGGAACAGGCCGAAGAGTCATTGCATCTAGATACCCTCGAGCTGGAAATCGGTTACGGCTTGATCCCGCTCGTCGATACCCAGCAAGGCGGCGACCTGCTCGACCGCATTTCCGGCCTGCGCCGCCAAATCGCTCAGGAACTCGGCGTTATCGTGCCGCCGATTCGCATTCGCGACAATGTTCAACTGCGTCCGAATTTGTATGAGGTCAAACTCAAAGGTAACCGGATCGCCAACTTCGAGCTGATGGTCGACCACCTGCTGGCCATCAATCCCGGGTACATCGAAGACGACCTCGAAGGCTTTGCCGCCAAAGAACCGGCCTTCGGCATGTCCGCCAAGTGGATCATTCAAAACTACAAAGAACTCGCCGAAATGAAGGGTTACACCGTCGTCGAACCGGCCGCCGTTATGGCCACACACCTGACCGAGATCATCAAGACCCATGCGGCCGAAGTCTTCACCCGCCAGGATGTCAAGAATCTCATCGAACGCGTCAAGCGCGAGTTCCCGGCGGCTGTAGAAGGCGTCGTCGAGGAAATCGTCCCACTCGCGACCTTGCAGAAAGTCCTGCAGAACCTGCTCAACGAACGCGTCAGCATCCGCGATATGGTGACGATCCTCGAAGCGCTCGCCGATTACGCCCAGCAGACCAAGGATGCCGACGTGCTCACGGAGTACGTGCGCATGGCCCTGCGCCGCAGCATCACGCGCAACTATGCTGGCGACAACGATCAGATGACCGTCTTCACCCTCGAACCGCGTACCGAAAAGTTCCTCGCCGACAATGTTCAGGCGACCAAGCAGGGTTTGATGCTCGTCATCCCGCCGAACAACGGGGAAGTACTGACCCAGCGCATCGCCAAGTCGGTCGAGCGCATGACCCGTGAAGGACTCACGCCGGTGCTGCTCGTCAGCCCCAACGTCCGCATGGCACTCCAGCGCTACCTGCAGGGAGCCGTCAACGGTCTTGTCGTGCTCTCCTACTCGGAGATCCTCCCTCATATCGAAGTTTTCTCAAAAGAAGCAGTGAGCATATACGATGCTAATTAA
- the flhB gene encoding flagellar biosynthesis protein FlhB: MADESFQEKTEQPTPKRLKEAREKGQVARSTELSSIAIMFTGLLGVMALGSLMTASSREMFTWLFANSAHFSITADSAPALLGQVGWISVKIVGPMIILLVVVALGVSYVQVGSLFSTQALEPKFEKLNIIKGMKNLVSMKSVFTAVRDLIKLTIIAVIAFYAIRAEVPLMAAFTDMSTGEIGKSMVAIAVRVSFKILLALAVIAILDYAYQKWDYIKGLKMSIQDIKEELKHTEGNPLIKGRIRAIQRDQARKRMMQEVPKADVVITNPTHIAVALKYDTAAMDAPTVIAKGERLIAEAIKKIAAEAGVPIIENKPLARTLFKTVEIGMQIPADLYKAVAEILAYVYSLKGKSRR, encoded by the coding sequence ATGGCGGACGAATCGTTCCAGGAAAAAACCGAACAACCGACGCCTAAACGGCTGAAGGAGGCCCGCGAAAAGGGGCAGGTCGCACGCTCCACCGAGCTCAGCTCGATTGCCATCATGTTCACCGGCTTGCTCGGTGTGATGGCGCTGGGCTCGCTGATGACTGCCTCCAGCCGCGAAATGTTCACCTGGCTCTTCGCCAATTCGGCGCACTTCTCGATCACGGCCGATTCCGCTCCGGCCCTTCTCGGTCAGGTCGGCTGGATTTCGGTCAAGATCGTCGGTCCGATGATCATCCTGCTCGTCGTCGTGGCGCTCGGCGTCTCGTATGTGCAAGTCGGAAGTCTCTTCTCGACTCAGGCGCTCGAACCCAAGTTCGAAAAGCTCAACATCATCAAGGGCATGAAGAATCTCGTCAGTATGAAGTCGGTCTTCACCGCCGTCCGCGACCTGATCAAGCTGACCATTATCGCCGTCATCGCCTTCTATGCCATCAGAGCGGAAGTCCCCTTGATGGCCGCCTTTACCGACATGTCCACCGGCGAAATCGGCAAGTCGATGGTCGCCATCGCGGTTCGCGTCTCGTTCAAGATCCTGCTCGCGCTCGCCGTCATCGCGATCCTCGACTACGCCTATCAGAAGTGGGATTACATCAAGGGTCTCAAGATGTCGATTCAGGACATCAAAGAAGAACTGAAGCACACCGAAGGCAATCCGCTGATCAAGGGTCGCATCCGTGCCATCCAGCGCGATCAGGCACGCAAGCGCATGATGCAGGAAGTACCCAAGGCGGACGTCGTCATCACCAACCCGACCCATATTGCCGTGGCACTGAAATACGACACCGCTGCCATGGATGCGCCGACCGTGATCGCCAAAGGCGAGCGCCTGATTGCAGAGGCCATCAAGAAAATCGCGGCCGAAGCCGGCGTCCCGATTATCGAAAACAAGCCGCTTGCCCGCACGCTCTTCAAGACCGTCGAAATCGGCATGCAAATTCCGGCTGACCTCTACAAGGCCGTTGCCGAAATCCTCGCTTACGTCTACAGCCTGAAAGGGAAGTCGCGGAGATAG
- the fliR gene encoding flagellar biosynthetic protein FliR translates to MHTQAIFGLTLDNITVFLLATFRVAGLIIAAPVFGQANVPAQVKIMLALLFGYFLFPLVGTQQLQLDPGLIPLTMLGLRELAFGLIIGFLFQLIFLGVQYGGGLLGYQIGYALVNVIDPTTSENVPIIGQLKMIVSTLVFFLIDGHHTILQALFESYKVVPLGHVQFNPLALDQVLRLSGAVFAIGVKIAAPVLVTLFIVDICLGIVARTMPQMNILIVGFQVKIGVGLLMLALGLPLFNFMFAKVFNQISLEAFSIAKGFAG, encoded by the coding sequence GTGCACACTCAGGCAATCTTTGGTCTAACCCTTGACAACATTACAGTCTTTCTGCTGGCGACCTTCCGTGTTGCCGGGCTGATCATTGCCGCCCCCGTGTTCGGCCAGGCCAACGTCCCCGCGCAGGTCAAGATCATGCTGGCTCTGCTGTTCGGGTACTTCCTCTTCCCGCTAGTCGGAACGCAGCAGCTTCAGCTTGATCCGGGCTTGATCCCGCTGACGATGCTCGGCCTGCGCGAATTGGCCTTCGGCCTGATCATCGGCTTTCTCTTCCAATTGATTTTTCTCGGCGTCCAATACGGCGGCGGTTTGCTCGGTTATCAGATCGGCTACGCGCTGGTCAATGTCATCGACCCGACCACGTCGGAAAATGTCCCGATTATTGGCCAGCTCAAAATGATCGTCTCGACGCTGGTCTTCTTCCTGATCGACGGTCATCACACGATCCTGCAAGCGCTCTTCGAGTCCTACAAGGTCGTGCCGCTCGGACACGTGCAATTCAATCCGCTGGCGCTCGATCAGGTACTGCGCCTCTCCGGCGCGGTCTTCGCCATCGGTGTCAAGATCGCGGCGCCGGTGCTGGTGACACTCTTCATCGTCGATATCTGCCTCGGCATCGTGGCCCGCACCATGCCGCAGATGAACATCCTGATCGTCGGCTTCCAGGTTAAAATCGGCGTCGGTCTGCTGATGCTTGCCCTCGGCCTGCCGCTCTTCAATTTCATGTTCGCAAAAGTCTTCAACCAGATCAGTCTCGAAGCCTTCTCGATTGCGAAAGGTTTCGCAGGATAA
- the fliQ gene encoding flagellar biosynthesis protein FliQ, whose amino-acid sequence MTPQYVIALGKEAILLTLTVSAPMLILGLIVGLVIAIFQAVTQIHEMTLTFVPKIIAVGLALLVFFPWIINLLVGFTTRLFEQIPTLVG is encoded by the coding sequence ATGACGCCGCAATATGTCATCGCGTTAGGGAAGGAAGCCATTCTGCTCACACTGACCGTGTCGGCGCCGATGTTGATTCTCGGCCTGATCGTCGGCCTGGTGATTGCCATCTTTCAGGCCGTCACCCAAATCCACGAAATGACTCTGACTTTTGTCCCGAAAATCATCGCCGTCGGACTGGCGCTTCTGGTCTTTTTCCCGTGGATTATCAACCTGTTAGTGGGCTTCACGACCCGGCTTTTCGAGCAGATTCCGACCTTGGTCGGCTGA